The stretch of DNA TATAGCTTCAATTTTTACTTTAGGATTCATATAATCCATTGCGATGTGCAGTTAAGTAGTTGGTACAATAAGTATCTTTACCTAAAAGGGTCTGACCGGCATGAACAAATCCCATCATACTTTTATCCAAAGGATTAAGAATGTAACTGTCCATACCTACTGTCATAGTTTGAACCATAAACAACTGATTAAGAATTTTTCGATTTGGAAGCCCGAATGAAACATTACTCAAGCCACATACTTTGTGAACATTGGGATATTTTTCGGAAATTAGTCTGACCGTTTCAAGAACTTCAAGTCCTGCCTTATCACCGGTACTTACAGGTTTCACTAGCGGATCAAAGTATATATCATCCTCAGGAACACCTGCCTTAGTTAAATTTTCATACAGATTAACGGCCACTTTCATTCTATCCTCAGCCGTTTCAGGCATGCCACTGTCATCCATACACAAAGCAACAACTTTAGTCTTATATTTCAAGACCATAGGGAAAATTTGTTCATAACGTTCCTTTTCACCAGTAATCGAATTAACAAGGGGCTGCCCGTAGCGAGCTAATGCCAATCCAGCTTCAATAGCTAAAGGATTTGGACTGTCAATACATAGTGGTACTTGTACAGCCTCCTGGACAGTATTAACAAGCCATTCCATGGTTTCAACCTCATCAAAAACCATTGTTCCGCAGTTCACATCAATATAGTTAGCCCCTGCCGCAACTTCATCTTGTGCAATTTTCTTAATATAATCAGCATCTTTTTTTTCAACTGCTTCATTAATGATCTTTCTACTCGTATTAATAAGCTCTCCTATGATCAACATCTAATCCGCTCCTTTATTCCTTCTTCACTGAATTTATACTTGATGTTTATTCCAACTAATTCTATATCATAAGTCTTTAGCAGTTATTACACCAGAACAATACCCATCTGCACCGATTTCATCAGCAAAACTTTTGAAACGGGTGCCCCTCCAACTAGACTTTCACCTAGTTCACGGAGTCCTTCTTCCTTAATTAATTCAATTGTATTTTCATCTTTAGCATTGCCGTCATTAAAACCACATTCCAACAATATCCGGTTTTTGATCTCTTATAGCTGGACAAATCCTTCAGGAGAAATTCCGTATCTAAATTGATTACTTAAAAACCTGCACTTTATAAAATCATGTCAATTACTGCTTGTGATAAACTATTCATAAATTCTTACCGGTTCATTTCATCAACTTTAAGCTTACTGACTGTTTTGAATAAAGCTGAGAACCATAATGCTGCTTAAAAAAGGTAGAGGAAAATTTATTAAGCTTCCAGTCAGGTATTTTGCAATCTTTGCAGGAACCAACAACCCATTTATTGCGAATCCAGCGTGCTGCTCTTCCATTTTTTGAGTTATGCACTAATATCTTTTTTTCGCAATGTGTTGTGATATAAGCATACTCACCCTTTGTTTCCATCTCTTTAATTCCGTGCAAAGTTCCATTTCTTGAAGGCCAAAGTTTTATCTTAGCTAACAAAAGTAAAAAATCCACTCGTTTCCGGTAATATTTTTTTTTGGCTTGTTTTTTATCTGTCATACCAGTTTCCTCCATAATTATACCCATGGGGAACTCTGATCCCTCCCAAAGTTAGTAAATCCTACCGGGTAGTCTGCAGGATTACATCATTCTTAGGATTGTGTTCAGCTATAAAGATTGTTCTGGGATTTAAACTGAAATTTGAAATTAATTGTTCGGAAAGGGATCAAGATATAAATTCAATTGACAATGCTTCATAATGTTAGCAATAACATCACAACGTTTTTGCCAAGCTTCCCAACGTGTATTGCCAGTAATAATCAACGTAGCTACCCATTGCCTAATCCCAACCGAATAATTGGTCAGCGCTTCATCTGCGCCAAAAAAGTCTTCCGTTAAATATAAAGGACCGGATCCACCCATAATATGCTCACCTATAGTTTCGATCCGGTCATCTCTGACCCAAACATGTTCGTAAATCACAGCGTACTCATTACCAGGATCAACAACATTCACGATTGGGGTTTGCTGTTTAACCCAAACATCATATAAACTCTCCAACATGTTAATACCAGTTGATTTATAAACTACAGTAGGTGTCTGGCTCGGTAAACGGGCATCAATTTCCAGTACTTTAAGTACTCCATGGTGTTCAATAACCTCCACATCCATAATTCCTTTTAGATTAAGCAGGCGGGCGAGCCGTGATGCCATTTTCCGAAAGTTTTTTTCAAGAGTGTCATCTAATACCGTTGGGGCAGAAACTCTTTTGCAATCATATCCTGCATCCATTGCCAAATCAGTCACCTGAAAAGTCACGGGAATTCCGTTAAAAGCCATAACTTCCAGTGAATAGGACGGACCCTCCAGAAATTCTTGAATAATCCAGCTTTCGTTATAATCCTTTTGCGTGAGCAAATGCTCAAATTCAAATGGATCATAAACTTTTTTTACCCCTTGACTACCACTAAGCGAAGATGGTTTTATAATTACCGGCAGTTCACAATTTGGCCAGTAGGTAGGAAATGGAATGTGATATTTTGCAAAAAGTTCATCAGATTTTTTTTTAGATGACGAAATCTCATAAGCCTCACTGTTAAAGGCTACTGGACACCCTGTACGTAATGTTATCTGGTTTAATAGTGATAAAACCGTTTGATCTTCTATAGCTGGAATAACTAAATCTACTTTCTGACAAATATCTGACAGTACATCCGAGTTATGCAAAATATCGACGGATAAAAATTGATCACATAACTCACTTGCTGGGGAGTTCCTGTTTTTATCAAGTACAATAACTTCCCATCCTGCTTTATGTGCCAGATAGGTTGCCTCAATTCCTTGTAACTTCCCGCCAACAACTGCAATTTTCATCTCAGCCACCAATTTCGCTCATGCAATGAATCGTTAAACTGCTCCGTTTGTTCAATACCCAATTTTTATATTCTTTTTTTGATGCAGCTTTTAAATCAAGATCCTTCAATACAGGTAATATCCCTTTAACTGTACGTGCTCCTTGGTTAATATCTTTAGTACTTTGGGCAACGCCGGCAAGACCCATGTACGGAGGAATTAACGAAGTAATAACATTGGCTCCTGCATTTAATCTGGCCTGTAGACCTTCTATACCGTCAACATCTAATGAAGCCGGAATTAAGCGGTCATGGAACAGCAAACGCAATATTGCAATCACTTTTAGTTCAACCTGACGGTTTGGTGTAGGCCACTCACTCATGGCACTTCCATCTTGAGGTACAAAACTCATAACTCTGACCTGTTGAGCCCCAAGCATATTCATCTTTTCTAGAGAAGTCGCTATATCTGACCAAGACTCTCCGACTCCGACCATGATTCCCTCTTCAGCCAGCATTCCCAATTCAAGTGCCGTTTTTTTACTATGATAACGCAGGTCATAACTTTGGCTCAGTCGAAGTTTAGTAAAAAGGTTCCTGTTATGAGTTTCTTGATAGCAAGCATACCAATCAGCTCCTGCTTTCATTACCTCTTGTAACATTTTTTCTGAAGCAACTCCAGGCGATATCATCACATGCAAATTGGTTAACCGTTTAACTTCTCGGACAATATGGGCTAACTCTGCAACTCCTTTCCGATCCCTAAAGTAAGGATCTTCACCCATGGTGAGATCTATCAGGTGTACTCCTGAATTAGCTAAACTCACTGCGGCTTGCAAAATTTCTTCCGGGGATTTCCGGTATCGATGAGGAAGAGAATTTGTACGCCGATAAAAGCAGAAGGAGCAATCATTACGACACCAAGTTGAAAAATATATAAACCCATATAAAAATATTTTGTTAGAAAAATGTTTTTCTCTAATCAACCGGGCAACCCGGAAAAGTTCCTTTAAGTCTTGCTTCCTAGATAACTTAAGTAAAAAAATAACTTCTTCCCTGGACAATACAAAACCGTTTAAAGCCTTATCCAGAATATCGTTTAAACTAATTTGGCACCTAATTGTTTTGATCACCTAAGATTCATCCTTTCTTAGGCCCATCAACGAAGTATTGCAAGTTATTTATTCAGTAATCTTAACGCCTTGGTTACTGCTTCGGCAGCATCTTCAGCATACGCATCGGCCCCAATACGGTCAGCCCAGCGTTGAGTTGCAGGAGCTCCGCCTACCATTGTTTTAAACCTGTCTTTAAGACCATTCTTCTTCAGTTCATCTTCAAGGTTCTTTTGATATATCAATGTCGTAGTTAACAAGGCACTGGTTCCGATAATATCTGCATTAACTTCGAAAGCCTTTTCAATAATTTAATTTATTCAGTACTTTTAACAAAGCCCCCCCCCTTTCCTATCGTACCTTTAATATGTAAGCAAAAACTATGCCAAACTCGTTGATAGTGAGTTTTACCCTTTTTTAATGGTTATTAAGCTAAACCAATGAAAGTTTTCATCATTTAGCCAAACGGAACTTTTAGAATTCTCTGACTTGTCTTAATGTAGGTCAGAATCTACCAATGAAATACATCATTATCTTCTAATGAAATATTTCATTGTTTCTTTTCACAAAAAAGCCTTTCAGAGATAGGCCCCAAAAGGCATAAATGTATAATTTTTCTTTTAATAAGACCCTTCTTCTTAGGAAAATTGGAGGTAATTTATCAATTCATCTACTTTTTATATTGCCGGAGCCCGCATCTCAAGAAGATTATGTGGTCGACGACCAACCACCTTTTTTTTGGTCTCCGCATTTTTATTACGTATGGCCTCTGAAATTGCTTTGCGGCTGGCATAGTTTGTGAAATTAGTTATATTTTGAGTTATCTAAAACAGTGGTTGACTTATAAAAAAATGTTTGGTTATAATGCACTAAGGAAACCATATATATTTTTAGTTTCGATAGAAGGTCTTAAAGTGAAAAATTTACTGTGCTTGTTAAAAGAAAAAAAGACATCCAGAGTTCTCCGTGGTGAACTCTGGATATCAGGTACCGTATTAGATGAACTGGGTCTTGAAAGAAAGCAGGATTCTATAGTTACTATCAGCCGCGAGATTGATGCTAACCTATGCTTTTTAAGCTACACCAATCCAATTCAGCAGCTTTCGGTTGAGTCAAAGGAAATGGAAATTAACATTAAAAAAGCCCACGCTTTAGAATTGTTTTGCGGAGTCACTGTAGATGGTCCCTTTGAACGTACGGTTAAAGAACATGGTTTTGAAGAAACTATGAAACTGTTTTTTAATGAAAAACACCTGAATAGTCAACTTGAAAAACACACAGCAGCAACTGCTTTTGAACTGGCCGCAGCTGAAAAAGCGGGTGCCGACCTGTTGATTCTATGTGATGATATAGCTTATACCCAGGGGCTATATTTTTCGCCTCAAAAGTTTAAAAGCAATATATTGCCGCTTTACCAAAAACTGAGGAATTTAGTAAAAGAAACAGTTATGGGTTTTCATTCTGATGGCAACGTTGAATCAATATTAAATTTACTGCTAGACCATGGGTATACTATGTTTTCCCTGGAGCCGGAAGCTATGGATTTAGTCACTTTAAGCCGAGTTCTTCCATCAAACATCGCTCTGATGTCCGGTATAAAATCAGATTGGTTAATGAATTCGGGCTTTAATCTTCACCAAAATAAAAAAGAAATATTGATTTATATCGAAGAACTGTCTAAAGGTTGCGGTTTGATTCTGTCTTCTTTATGCGGTCTTAGCAATACTGCAAGTCTAAATCAATTAAAGCTTTTATACCGCTTGTTAAACGAAAACTGCTGACTTGGAAAGTCAAAAGGTGAAAACTATTAGAGATAAGCCGGAATTCAGCGCTACTATTCAAAGAAGCCTCATGATTCCCTTCTAAAAGGCAAAAAACGGCAGCTTGGTTTCTGACAAAAGAAGAAATAGATGCTTTTCTGGGTGCCTGTTCTATAAAAGAAGCCCTTGGCCGCCATCATTCAAGAGTTTTGAATCACATTCAACATATTCTTAAAACGTCATATTAATTTGCTAACTATAAAACTACGCGGCCCATAGGTGTAATTTTGAGGAGTACCTAAAGGAACATTCCAAAAATAATCAAAGTATCTTTGCTGCATTTAGTATAATCTTCAATCTTATATACCCACAAAGCATTACTATCTAAAAATTATCTTATCAGGAAAATCAGGTCAACATACATGTTGCCCCAAAAGTTCATTACCTATAAATTGTCTCCTCAAAAACTTGAAATACTTATCGATAAACGGTCCAAAGTTATCGGTAAAGCGTTTGCTGGAGTAGTGCATCCCGCTGCCTTAATTAAATATTCAGCTAAGTCAAGTAACTACTGCTAAACTTTAACTAGAACAATTAGCCCGACAAAATGTAAAAAAGCCGAGGATATTAGTTCCTCAGCTTTCCTGGGAAAATCTGGAGGCGACACCCGGATTTGTTACAAAGCCGTGGAACTTAGCCCCAGGAAATATTGCAAGTTAACGGCCCGTAAAAATAGTTAATTTTGTTTAAAAATAATATAGATAATAATATCCACCTTTATTAAAATATCCCCTGCGCTGCTTATCGAGTGCGGCCAGGGGTGTTTAATTTCTCCGGTGACCGGGATCGCTCTTATATGCCAATTATTAATACGGAAAAAACCTCCGCCAGCGTGGTAGTTTGTATTTTGCTAATCTCACTATTACTTTAGGACTTGCTGAACCGACCTTAATTTTTAATTAAAACAGTATAATGACGGTTCCTGACAACCCAGATTATACCGAAACAGACGCCGCATAAAAAAGAACAAAAGAACACGGAGTTTATGCTCCAAGTTCATCACTAGGAACTGCAAGCAGATCACGCTTTCAGCGGTCTCTTTTAGACGTGCCATAATACGTGCCAAACCATAGCGACGCTTGCCTTCTCCAAATTTGGCTTCTACAGCATTGCGTTCGCTGGCATCTTGCCGTTCTATGCGTCTCTGCTCTTTCTGTAGCACTTTATCAATCAGTGGTCTTCCTAGCCGTGGTCCACTGAGCCGTATGTTATATCTATCGCAGAAGCGCAGGTTTTCCCTATTCCGGTATGTTTTGTCGGCTTGAACGGCTTCAGGGTAGTACCCGTACTTTTGGCGGTAATATTCCACCGATTCTTGCAAGGTTACTCCTTCATTAAAGGCGTCCCAACTTAGCGTTTCCACGAAGGCGTAACCATCTATCATACTGATAGCGACTTTGGCACCGAACTCGACATCAGCTGTGGCTTTACCTCGGACAATGGGACGCACATGCGGCTGGCTGATGCTTACAATGCGATCATTTATCTTGTGTTTGCGGTAGGTATACATATGGAGTTGTTGTTCATAGACCATACGTATGGTGCGCAATGTATCCTGTTGTTTCTGACTCAGACCATGACTATCACCGGCCATAGCTAGTAGGCGGTCTACAGCACTTAGGTTGCGCCTCACATAGCGCAGCTGCTTGCCGATGGCTTTTCGGATAGCTTTTTTACCAGGCTTTCTGTTGTGAACAATGTTAAGGTAGGCTTTACGAGCTATTTGACGATAAGTACGTGGTCTTCTACCTGGCTTACCAAGAGTCTTGTGCACGAGATCGATAATGTTATCCAACTTCTCCCTAGCTTCGTTAAGCAAGGATAAGTCAGTGGGGTAGCGTATGTCTGCCGGGGCGCAGGTGGCATCCAAGATGAGTTTGCCTTTGTTTGCCGGATATACCTCAAAAGAAGAGGCTTTGCTTTTTGGGCTATTTGGTTCTTTCGCGTGCGTTTTTTTGCCACCTG from Desulfoscipio gibsoniae DSM 7213 encodes:
- the pylC gene encoding 3-methylornithine--L-lysine ligase PylC: MKIAVVGGKLQGIEATYLAHKAGWEVIVLDKNRNSPASELCDQFLSVDILHNSDVLSDICQKVDLVIPAIEDQTVLSLLNQITLRTGCPVAFNSEAYEISSSKKKSDELFAKYHIPFPTYWPNCELPVIIKPSSLSGSQGVKKVYDPFEFEHLLTQKDYNESWIIQEFLEGPSYSLEVMAFNGIPVTFQVTDLAMDAGYDCKRVSAPTVLDDTLEKNFRKMASRLARLLNLKGIMDVEVIEHHGVLKVLEIDARLPSQTPTVVYKSTGINMLESLYDVWVKQQTPIVNVVDPGNEYAVIYEHVWVRDDRIETIGEHIMGGSGPLYLTEDFFGADEALTNYSVGIRQWVATLIITGNTRWEAWQKRCDVIANIMKHCQLNLYLDPFPNN
- the pylB gene encoding methylornithine synthase PylB; the encoded protein is MIKTIRCQISLNDILDKALNGFVLSREEVIFLLKLSRKQDLKELFRVARLIREKHFSNKIFLYGFIYFSTWCRNDCSFCFYRRTNSLPHRYRKSPEEILQAAVSLANSGVHLIDLTMGEDPYFRDRKGVAELAHIVREVKRLTNLHVMISPGVASEKMLQEVMKAGADWYACYQETHNRNLFTKLRLSQSYDLRYHSKKTALELGMLAEEGIMVGVGESWSDIATSLEKMNMLGAQQVRVMSFVPQDGSAMSEWPTPNRQVELKVIAILRLLFHDRLIPASLDVDGIEGLQARLNAGANVITSLIPPYMGLAGVAQSTKDINQGARTVKGILPVLKDLDLKAASKKEYKNWVLNKRSSLTIHCMSEIGG
- a CDS encoding IS5 family transposase; the encoded protein is MFRKVENQYYLEEFILPFEGKLRADNRWVKLAKIIPWESIEERYANLFPSNRGQLAKPVRMALGALIIKEKCGYSDRETVEQITENPYLQYFIGLREYHDRPPFDSSLMVHFRKRFGSETLKDINEEICRAAKKAEEQKKDDDNKPKPPSGGKKTHAKEPNSPKSKASSFEVYPANKGKLILDATCAPADIRYPTDLSLLNEAREKLDNIIDLVHKTLGKPGRRPRTYRQIARKAYLNIVHNRKPGKKAIRKAIGKQLRYVRRNLSAVDRLLAMAGDSHGLSQKQQDTLRTIRMVYEQQLHMYTYRKHKINDRIVSISQPHVRPIVRGKATADVEFGAKVAISMIDGYAFVETLSWDAFNEGVTLQESVEYYRQKYGYYPEAVQADKTYRNRENLRFCDRYNIRLSGPRLGRPLIDKVLQKEQRRIERQDASERNAVEAKFGEGKRRYGLARIMARLKETAESVICLQFLVMNLEHKLRVLLFFFMRRLFRYNLGCQEPSLYCFN
- a CDS encoding cobalamin-dependent protein (Presence of a B(12) (cobalamin)-binding domain implies dependence on cobalamin itself, in one of its several forms, or in some unusual lineages, dependence on a cobalamin-like analog.), translated to MIEKAFEVNADIIGTSALLTTTLIYQKNLEDELKKNGLKDRFKTMVGGAPATQRWADRIGADAYAEDAAEAVTKALRLLNK
- a CDS encoding methyltetrahydrofolate cobalamin methyltransferase; this encodes MLIIGELINTSRKIINEAVEKKDADYIKKIAQDEVAAGANYIDVNCGTMVFDEVETMEWLVNTVQEAVQVPLCIDSPNPLAIEAGLALARYGQPLVNSITGEKERYEQIFPMVLKYKTKVVALCMDDSGMPETAEDRMKVAVNLYENLTKAGVPEDDIYFDPLVKPVSTGDKAGLEVLETVRLISEKYPNVHKVCGLSNVSFGLPNRKILNQLFMVQTMTVGMDSYILNPLDKSMMGFVHAGQTLLGKDTYCTNYLTAHRNGLYES
- a CDS encoding uroporphyrinogen decarboxylase family protein; translation: MKNLLCLLKEKKTSRVLRGELWISGTVLDELGLERKQDSIVTISREIDANLCFLSYTNPIQQLSVESKEMEINIKKAHALELFCGVTVDGPFERTVKEHGFEETMKLFFNEKHLNSQLEKHTAATAFELAAAEKAGADLLILCDDIAYTQGLYFSPQKFKSNILPLYQKLRNLVKETVMGFHSDGNVESILNLLLDHGYTMFSLEPEAMDLVTLSRVLPSNIALMSGIKSDWLMNSGFNLHQNKKEILIYIEELSKGCGLILSSLCGLSNTASLNQLKLLYRLLNENC
- the pylSn gene encoding pyrrolysine--tRNA(Pyl) ligase small subunit, producing the protein MTDKKQAKKKYYRKRVDFLLLLAKIKLWPSRNGTLHGIKEMETKGEYAYITTHCEKKILVHNSKNGRAARWIRNKWVVGSCKDCKIPDWKLNKFSSTFFKQHYGSQLYSKQSVSLKLMK